GCGCACTTCCTCGGCAAGCTGAACGAGTACAAGGACCGCAACGGCGCCATCCTGGACAACACGGTCGTGCTGTTCGGCAGCGGCGCCAGCACCACTCACAACCCCATCAACGTGCCCACGCTCGTCGCCGGCGGCGCCAACATGGGCCTCAAGCAGGGCCGGTATTGGCGTAAGGAAGGCACGCGGCTCGCCGACGTCTACCTCAGCATTCTCCGCTCGATGGGCATCGAAATGGAAACCTTTGCTGATTCCACCGGCACGCTGAGCGGGTCTGTCTTCAGCCGGGCCTAGGCGGAAGCCCGGATGGGCCACATCCTCCGCGGCATCGTTCCGCCGCTTGTCACCCCGTTCCGCGCGGACGGCTCCATCGACGAACAGGCCCATCGCGCCGAAGTGCGCCACATGGCCGCGCGCGTGCATGGCCTCGCCGTCTGCGGATCCACCGGTGAGGGACACACGCTCTCAACCGAAGAAACGCGGCGCATCGTCGCCTGGACCGCGGAGGAAGCACGCGGGCAAGTGCCGGTGATCGCTGGCATCATCACTGACAGTACGCAATCGGCCATCGCACGCGGCAAAGCCGTGGCGGACCTCGGTGTCGCCGCGCTGCAGGTCACGCCGGTCCACTACGTGTTTCGTCCCAACGACGATGCCATGGCGCGCCACTTCGGCGCCATCGCCGACGCCACCGGCATCCCCGTCATCATCTACAACGTCGTTCCGTGGAGCTACCTGCTGCCGCCGCTGCTCGTCCGCATCCTGCGCGAGGCGCCGGGCGTGATCGGCGTGAAGCAGAGCGCCAGCGACATGAAGGCTCTGGCCGATCTGCTGTTGCTCAGCGAGGATGCGGGCATACGTGATCGCGTGCGGATTCTCTCTGCCGTGGATGCGTTGCTCTATCCCTCCTTCCGCCTCGGCTGCGACGGCGCCGTCGCGGCGATCCTCAGCGCCGCTCCGGAAGCCTGCGTCGCGCTGTGGGACGCCGTCGAGCGCGGCGACGAGGCAACGGCGCTGGACCTGCACAAGAAGCTGCTGCGGCTCTGGAACGCCATCGACGCGCCCAACCTGCCCGCCAACGTGCGCGCGGCGATGCGGACGCAAGGCCGCGAAGGAGGCGTGCCGCGCCCGCCGATGTCGCCGAGTTCGGCGGATCAGGAAGCGCGGATCGCGGCGGCGATGGCGGCGCTGTCGGGCGCCGCGTAGTCGCAACGGCGCGCTCAACGGCAGAGCACCACCAGTGCGCGAGGATGATAGGATAAACAACAGTTAATCTGGAGGACCAAGGAATGAAGGCGGTTTCGGCCGTGGTGCTGCTTTTGGCGCTTCCCAGCGCCAGCAAGGCTTACTACGACGACATGCACTACCAGTTCACCTACTTCCTTGCCCGTGCCGTAGGCTACACTCCGCTGCAAGCTTATCGAGTGGCCAGCGCCACCGTATCGATCGACCACGACACCGACACCGAACCGGTGCGGAGCGGGCCACAGGCTGTTTCGGTCGCGGAACGGACATCGCGCGTCGGCAGGTCGCCGAACGATCCGGGTTCGGCGACTCGATCGGCGGAACTGCCCCGCATCCAGCTTCACGCCTTCATGGACTGTCTCCACAATCGGGATTGCCTTGCCGACAACATCGCGCGCGCACGGGCGCAAGCTGTGATCCCGCGCTACCGGGAGCGCCTCTGGCGGCAAGGGCTCCAAAGCGGAAACCCTGGCCCGTTCTTTCACTTCAGCCAGGACGAACTACCGCATAGAGGCTACCCAAGCGATGGAGGGCACTGGGCTTCTCCAACGGCTGCCCACCGGTACGATCTGGTCATGGGCGCGACCACCGACTACCTCGACTTTGAGAAACCGGAGCGCAATCGCCCGATGATCGAAGAGTCCCTGCGCCGGCTCCGGCAGTACCTTACGATCTTGAATCCCAGGCAGCGATTCTTTGCGGTCGACTTCCTTGACCGGAACGTGCAGGGGGCCTACGCTGCCCTCCGCAAGGCGAACCGGGTGACGCAGGCGCCGCCATTCACCGACGCGTTGGCGCAGGCGATGAAGGATTTCGAGAGAAACCCTACGCTCACCACTACCTTGCTCCGGACAATTTACCTATGGAAGCTGGCCAGCGAACCGAGCGATGACCGCGCCAGCAAAGCCATCGACGGCCAATTGACCGTCATGAACGCGACGGACCGCATCCCGAAGTACAAACAATACGAGCTGACCTCGTCGGGAAATCCGGAGCGCGCCGAGGTGGACGACTGGGTCTTGCACGGCGACCTTCGGGTCGTGGTTGCTCCGCGCGGCGGCCTACCCGGCGATGCGCTGCCAGCGAGCGTGAAGGTGCAGGTTCTCGCCGTACCCACCTTTCGCGCCAGTTGGGACCAGGAGTACGTGCTCGCCGAGGCCGATTCGAATGGACAGGCCGTTGAGTTCCGCGCAATTCCGGTCGGCGCCGTCAAAGTGCAGGCGGTGTTTGCCACCGGCCCGGCCGTTGTCCGAACGTTCACTGTGGACAAGCAGAAACAGGAGATCACTCTGCAAGTCGATACGGGCGGCGCCGAATGGGACGACCTGCTCTCCAAGTTGCGCGATCTCGAACGGCAGTCGAATGCTACCGCCAACGAACTGGCCAAGAAAGTAGCCGCCCTGGAACAGCGCTGGAAACAGATCGAAGAAGCGGCTCGAACGGCGTCGCAATATGTTCAGGACCGGCTGGCCGGAACCGCGGGCCGGTGGGGACCGCGGTGGGGCGAACTCGCTTGGGCCTCCGAGAACGCCCAGGCGGCGGCCGCTTCCCTCACACGCGCCGAGAAACTGGCGGCGGGCATCGCCGAGGGAATCGACGGCTACCGGCGCACCGCCTGCGAGGGGCGTCCGGCGACAGGACGTGTGTACACTTCACTGGCCCAGGCGCAGGGGGCGATCCGCACTCTCGAAGCCGATGTCCGGCAGGCCGCAAGCCTTGTGGAAAGGCTCCAACGGGCGCAGCGTCTATTCGGCCCGATGAACACCTGGCTCGAGCGGGTTCGGCAGTCTTTCGACTTCCTCATCGAACTCGAAACCCGTGATTCCGCGCTTGCCATGGAGTTCAATGAGGCCACCCGGCTGGCTGCCGCACTGATCGAGTACCGGCGCCAGGCGGCGGGTCTCCACGATCAGATCGAAGTCCAGGCAACGTCGGTACTCAATAACCGTTCCAGATCGGTTCTCCATCCGCGCGCCCGGGACGTTCTTTCGCTCTCGAATCGGTCATACGGGGCAATTCGTGCGAATGCCGAAGCGTATCAGCAACTGCGGGCGCAACTTGCCGAGCGCTCGAAACGCACTCGCGCGACGGTCTCCGCGGGCGGCGCCTCGCTGCTGAGCCTGAGCGGCCGAGTGCCGTCTGCCCTGCCCGCGGTCGATTCCCGCCTGGCCGGGGAAGTAGCAAACAAGCCCGCAAGGCTCGCGAATCTGGTGGCGCGTCTGCGGACCGAAGAGCAGTCATTGAGCGGCTGTGCGGGCCTCTGGCGGCTGACGGGTGGAGTTGTCGTCAATCCGGAAAGGCAGCAGACGCGCGAGGCCAGGCGGTTCAGTGCTTCCCACCACTGGGAAAAGGTAGGGACGATCGCGCCGGGACGGATCACTGAGCGTAGAAATCTCGTTCACTCCAATCGTGTTGTTTTCGATTTGATGTTCGATGTGCGGTTCCTGCCGGCGAACCTTCCGGCAACGCTTCGCGCCGGGGATTCGATCACGATCAAAATGGGGGGAGTGGCGCGGAAGCTGGGAGGTTGGCGCAACCGGCACGCGGACGTCTTGGATTGCGTGACCAGGGGCTACGGTATCAGCGGATTCACCCGGATGAGTCTGGCGTTTCAGGGCAACAATGGCGTTCCGGTGGAGCGGGCAACTGTCTTTCAGGTGACGGCGAGCACTCCCGCCGAGTTCCGCATCCGAGTCGGATGCGGGTCTTTGGGGTCGACCGCGGAGTGGGTCTATCGGCGCTAGCCACGCTAGGCGCGGAAGGAGAGACAAGCGTCCCAATGATGCGGGAGTTGGCCCCACTTCTCGCGGCCGCCCGGGGAGCAGCGCAACTACGAATCTCCCGATCAGGCCGTGCAAAGCGCGATCCATCGGCGCATCTTGGAAACAGCAGCGATGATCGTGAATGTATCGTTCGGGCCGCGCGCCGGTTTCACGCCGTGCTCGGACCCGGAGCCGCCACGCCCCCTTGCTCCTCGGAGTCATCGGTTCGGCGAATCAGGTCCACCGGCTCCAGCCGGACTGTGGCGAGACCGGTAGGCAGCGGAAACGTCATCGGCGGCCCATCTCGCCGCGGCGATCGCGAACGCCGTTGAGCGATCTACAAAGCGTCGAGCGCCGAAGTGATCTCTTTCGCCTTGTCGAACAACATGCCCGTGTCGCCGGAGCAGCCCAGAAAACGCATCCCGTTCTGCTTCCAGAATTTCGCGAGATCGATGGTGCGCGTCTGCGTGCCGGGCGCGATGCCGCGCGCGTTGCAGGAATCGCGAATGGCGAGCATCGCGTCCACGAGTTTCGGATTCTGAAACTCGCCGGGAATGCCGAATGAAATCGAAAGATCGGCCGGGCCGATCATCACCGCGTCGATCCCCGGTACGGCCAGCAGCTCTTCGCGCATCTCGAAGGCGCGTTTGGTTTCGATCTGCAGCACCACCATCGTTTCGTTGTTCAGGTGCTCGATCATCTGCGGCATCGTGGCCTTCTCGTGATCGATATGGAAGGCGTTGAGCCCGAAGCCGCGCACGCCCACAGGCGGAAAGCGGCACCAGCTGACCGCGCGCTCGAGCAGCTCCACGGATTCCACGCGTGGGAAGATGATCCCCTGGGCGCCAACGTCGAGCGCGCGCGCCACCAGCGAATACTGCAGATCGGCCACGCGGACGATCGGCGTGAAGTTCACCAGCGGCGAGATGCGGCAAACGTCCTGGATCGTCTCGAGGTCGAAGCCGCCGTGCTCGGTGTCGATGAATGCCCAGTGGAATCCCGCCTGGGCGAAGATCTTCAGAACATCCTGGGAGCGGAATTGGCCGAAGTTGGTGCCGTATTGAACTTTGCCCTCGGCGAGGGCGCGTTTGACGAGATTGATTCGCATAAGGGCCCGACTGTCAGGACGATGCTGTCAGTACGATGTGGTCCGGACACTCCAGCCTAACATGCTGCTCCACGCGTTCGATGAGGTCGAAGCCGTGGCGCGCCAGGAACGGCAGAATCGTATAGAAGCGCTCCTGCAGATGGCGTTCCTGATATAGCAGCGCGGTGAGCGCATGCATCTCCGCGTCGGCCCGGGCGTTGCGCCGCAACGCCTCGCGTTCGGTCTTGGCGCGGATCTTGTCGAGCTGGTAGAGCATCTTCGCACGGCTCTTGGCCAGCGCCTCGCCAAGCGTCGGGTCGAACGAGGAGAGCGCGGCGTGCAGACGGTCCACGGCGTCCGCGGTGGCGGCGCGCGTGGCGCCCAGGCTCGTTTCAAGCTCCGGGGGCGTGATGCGCGCGGCGACTTTGGCCCGCAGCGGCTCCGGCCCTTCGAAGAAATCCGAGACCGCCAGCCGGTATCGTTCCATGGACTTCGCCGCCCGCTCGTCGAGCAGCGTGAAGCCCGCCCGCGATACGAACACCGGCGCTGGACGCCCCAGTCCCTCGTAGAGCACCTGTGATTGCGCGAGGTAAGCGATCTCGGCCGGTCCGCCGATGAGAGCCGCCGTCGGCAGCAGGTAATCCTGCATCACCGGCCGCAGAATCGCGTTCGGCGAAAGATGCTCGGCGCGGGCGGCCAGGCCCTCGGCGTCCATGCCGTCGAAGGTCCCGCCGTCCCGGAGTAAATGAACGCGCTCGCCGCCTTCGAGTAGAAAGAACGGCGAAGTCTTCGGCTCCACGTGAACCTGAGCGTGGTAGCCGGCCTCGGCCAACTCCGCGTTCCGGGCAATCACCCGATCCATCAGTGCGGGTGCCTGGAGCGCCGCCTGCTGCAGGATCGGCGCGGCCAATCGCCGGATCGGCATCTCGAGTGGATCCACGTAAATCAGTCCGCGTCCGGGCAGCAGCCGTTCCATCAGCGCCCGGAACGCCGCGCCCAGCGTCGCGCCATCGCGGTACGCCTCGCCGGCCAGCGCCAGTACCTCTTCGGCGAACGGCAGTCCGCGCAGCGCATCGGCCAGCTCTTCGATCGGATATTTCGGAATCGCGATCGGGCCCACCGGCCGCGTGCTCGACGTTCCCGGATTGGCCACCTCGTGACGGACGGCGTCGTTCTCCCCGGAGAGCGTCCACGCGTGGTTGATCTCGTCGAAATCGTGGTCTTCCGTCGCCAGCCAGAACACCGGCGCGGCGGGAATTCCCGAGTCGCGCAACCGCGCCGCCAGACGAACGGCGGTGAGCGCCTTGTAGATCGTGTAACAGGGTCCGGAGAACAGCCCCACCTGCTGGCCGGTCACCACTGCGACACAGTCTGGTTGAGCCAGCGCTTCGAGCGCCGCCGGATCGTTCCCCTGCGCCGCCAGCGCTTCGATCAGCGCGCGGCGGCGTTCCTCCGGATACACGAGCGCCGACGCGGCAGACC
This DNA window, taken from Bryobacteraceae bacterium, encodes the following:
- a CDS encoding aldolase/citrate lyase family protein yields the protein MRINLVKRALAEGKVQYGTNFGQFRSQDVLKIFAQAGFHWAFIDTEHGGFDLETIQDVCRISPLVNFTPIVRVADLQYSLVARALDVGAQGIIFPRVESVELLERAVSWCRFPPVGVRGFGLNAFHIDHEKATMPQMIEHLNNETMVVLQIETKRAFEMREELLAVPGIDAVMIGPADLSISFGIPGEFQNPKLVDAMLAIRDSCNARGIAPGTQTRTIDLAKFWKQNGMRFLGCSGDTGMLFDKAKEITSALDAL
- the bshC gene encoding bacillithiol biosynthesis cysteine-adding enzyme BshC: MASACLRHTELPGTSKLFADYLYRFDRVAPFYRYDPADPESYRSAASALVYPEERRRALIEALAAQGNDPAALEALAQPDCVAVVTGQQVGLFSGPCYTIYKALTAVRLAARLRDSGIPAAPVFWLATEDHDFDEINHAWTLSGENDAVRHEVANPGTSSTRPVGPIAIPKYPIEELADALRGLPFAEEVLALAGEAYRDGATLGAAFRALMERLLPGRGLIYVDPLEMPIRRLAAPILQQAALQAPALMDRVIARNAELAEAGYHAQVHVEPKTSPFFLLEGGERVHLLRDGGTFDGMDAEGLAARAEHLSPNAILRPVMQDYLLPTAALIGGPAEIAYLAQSQVLYEGLGRPAPVFVSRAGFTLLDERAAKSMERYRLAVSDFFEGPEPLRAKVAARITPPELETSLGATRAATADAVDRLHAALSSFDPTLGEALAKSRAKMLYQLDKIRAKTEREALRRNARADAEMHALTALLYQERHLQERFYTILPFLARHGFDLIERVEQHVRLECPDHIVLTASS
- a CDS encoding dihydrodipicolinate synthase family protein gives rise to the protein MGHILRGIVPPLVTPFRADGSIDEQAHRAEVRHMAARVHGLAVCGSTGEGHTLSTEETRRIVAWTAEEARGQVPVIAGIITDSTQSAIARGKAVADLGVAALQVTPVHYVFRPNDDAMARHFGAIADATGIPVIIYNVVPWSYLLPPLLVRILREAPGVIGVKQSASDMKALADLLLLSEDAGIRDRVRILSAVDALLYPSFRLGCDGAVAAILSAAPEACVALWDAVERGDEATALDLHKKLLRLWNAIDAPNLPANVRAAMRTQGREGGVPRPPMSPSSADQEARIAAAMAALSGAA